The following is a genomic window from Rhododendron vialii isolate Sample 1 chromosome 9a, ASM3025357v1.
accccataaaatgttattttaaaatttatgttaatttttctgcatttttgtgggatccgaaaTGGGCCccccaaaaaatataataaatgaTATAGTAAAAAGATGTAGTGTATGGAGCacctctcaaaaaaaaaaatccacagaTATACAGTAAAATGCAAACATAGAGGGCGAAACGCCTCAATTGACGCTGTTGTTGTTGGCTTACCAGGAAAATACTATGTGAACAAGCCAGAGGAAAAAACATGAGAGGAATCCGCGTTAAAAGAGAGGTACAGCTCTCCTTTTGACCGTTTAGTTAGTGCGACAAGCAACGTAGGAATAAAACTAAAGGATCTTGTGATCGGTAGCCCACTTACCTTTTATTAAGctaaacaaaatgataaaaaattacaaattctaatacaatttttttttcacactttCATACAATTtcatacgttttttttttttttaatttcaatttatcTTTTCAAACTTAACAAAAGTCCACTGGACttcttttagcatttttcataaactaattgaaataaacCTGTTCACGGAGGCTCCGTAAATAACCTGTTCACGGAATGACGTAATCTCAATTATCCATTTGAGCAAGCAATGACTGAGattcatttttaattatgaccgataataatttaattgatttttcatCCGAATAGTCCAAAATCACTTTAAACGTACACGATTGACCTAcataaaatcttctttacggaaTGGTTTGCATTTCCTAAAACTATTCCGTTAACACTTTCTCCACACGCTGCCCGCATCACCCGCACTCTTCCACCAGGACAActcacaagcaaccaaactCGTCTTCCTCTCCAAAAGTCAAAGCCATCCTCTCTCTACATATAGCAGTTCGCTTCAACCAGGACCATTccactattctctctctctctctctctaagccaAAAACCATGGACAAATTCAAGAGAAAATCCACATATCCAAATCTCATACTACTCAATATTTCCACTCTCCTCCTCACCCTCCACATCACCGCCGTAACGTCCATCGGCGCCAACTACGGCACCACGGCCGACAACCTCCCCCCACCAGCCCAAGTCGCCCAATtcatcaaaacccaaaccaccaTCGACCGCGTCAAGATCTTCGACATGGACCCGGACATAATCAGCGCCTTCGCCAACACCAATATCCCCCTCACCGTCACCATCGCCAACGGCGACTTCCCCCCGCTGGCCAACCTGACCGCCGCCCAGGCCTGGGTCGCGTCCAACATCGCGCCCGTCTACCCTAAGACCACAATCGAGTACATCCTCATCGGGTCCGAGGTCCTCCTCTGGGGCGACGGGACCATGTTCGGGACCCTGGTCCCAGCCATGAACGCAGTCTACAACGCCTGCGTCCTGGCCGGGTTCCCCGACATCAAGGTCACCACCGCCCACTCTCTCGGCATTTTAAACAGCTCCGTCCCGCCCAGCTCGGCCAGCTTCCTGTTCGGGTGGCAACAGTACTTCTTAACCCCTATGCTCGAATACCACCGCAGGAGTAAATCGCCTTTCATGGTCAACCCGTACCCGTACTTCGCGTTGAACTCCAACGATACCGACTTCGTTTTGTTCGAGCCCAACCCGGGGGTTTTCGACCCGGTTACGGGCATGAACTACACTAACATGTACGACTTGCAGTTGGACGCGGTGTACGTGTCGATGAAGAAGTTGGGTTTTCCGGACGTGGACATCGCGGTGGGGGAGACCGGGTGGCCGTCGGCGGGTGACCCGGGAATGGTTCTGTGCACGGTGCAGAACGCGCAGTGGTACAACTTGAACGTGGTGAAGAGGGCCGGGTCGGGCGTCGGGACGCCGCTGATGCCGGGCCGGAACTTCGAGACGTTTCTGTTTGCGCTGTTTAATGAGGATCAGAAGACGGGTGGGACAATTGAGAAGCACTGGGGGTTGTTCTACCCCAACATGACGGCGGTTTACGACATCGGCATTACGCGACAAGCTCAGGTACAGGGAGGGGAATGGGGCGGGTCGGGGTCGCCGTCCCCCGCCCCGGCCCTGTTTCTTGCAGGATCGGAGCCGGAGCGGGGAACGGCGCCGGTGCAGGGAACGGCGCCGGTGCAGGGGAAATCGGGAAGGTGTCAGAGTCGGGAAATAATCGGATTCCTAATCACTGTATtaattttcactaatttttttctttttagggtgttttgacaaaaaaacaaaatattggtGAGGATGAGAGTTAAAAGAAATAGaatcaaagaaaacaaagacaTAAAACTAGCAATTTACAACGAATTGGGTTTAGCTCAATTGGACGCTCTTGGACACTCCTAAGTGAAAGGTCAATGGGTCGAATTTTGCTGAAGGTAGgcattgattattattttttttttcccattagaGGAGTTCTTCCTTTTTTATAACGGACTTATTTTTGTATTGGTTAAGTTGTTGAACTTAATTATCTCGAAACTCTCGCACAATTAATGTAGTGTCTTGTGATTTataatttgtatttcatacaTAATGCAAATGATCTCTCTTatgattgaccaaaaaaatagttatttatTGTTGGATATTTTGCTCTTATTATATCAAAACGATaaaatttataatatatatacaaaaatgaTAATATCTATAATCGAAGTCGAATGGAATTAAAACTGGACAGGGAAGCAAATACCACCCCACCCCATTTGCTTATCAGGACAGGCAATACCTGCTCAGATCGATAAGCAAGGTCGGAGGTGGGGACGGGTCCGGATCAGAGGTAATTGCTTCTACTGAGGTCCATAGTAGTGGAGATAAAGTAATAAAAggctttgttcattttttgttttaactttgttttgttttttaattattatcctatttttctcttcaatcattattctatttctctaattattacttttattttggagcctctccatcaattttaagagtgctaaaatcaatttccaagaTGAAAACTAAACAAAGGCAAAGTATTTtgtgtatcaattttttttttgtttgttttggaaataGCAAATATTGTAGTTACTTATCCCaagatttttctttcttctaagCACATCCACCCTTTAGAGTTTCGGAAATGATACTCatacaaccgttgtgtgtgttgtgtaaccaattctgaccgttcagatgtgtttggaAGAAACTcttcaaatgaaaattttaattcttccaaggaaaagtttgaacgaatcttgaccatttattacaacaatggacgaatggagattggttgtgtttgatgttttgcacaatcgttgtgcatgtagcatctttgtTAAAGTTTTACCTAAGTAACCGTGATATCTAATTGCGGGCCATTTTTAAAACGAAACTCAGTGCAAAAATCCTTAATTCAGCATGAATTCTGCTCAAATGGTCTTGTTCGTTTTGGAGTCTCTCAAAATTTCTGGCCATGGTCTTcaataaattctctctctcaactcattactctaaaaaatctccttcaaaatccaaaccaaacaaggatAAATCTCAAGGCATGATCATATATATCTTGATTGGGAATGCATTAGGCTTGAGGGACGGGAATACCATAGAATCCCGCAAACAAATTTACGTGATAGTAGTGGTTTCCTAAGGATAAATTGCTTCATTTGCTCACTCTACTTAGTATTTTGGTATAATGAAACAGCCCGGTGGCGGTGGTGCGACGCCAACACCGGTTACTCCCACATCAGGAAAACAGTGGTGTGTGCCAAAGAAGGGAGCTACCGACACCTCGTTGCTAGCAAACATAAACTGGGCGTGCACTTCTGGAGGAGAAGATTGCAGTGCCATTAAAGCCGGCGGGGCGTGCTTCAACCCTAACACCGTCTGGTCCCACGCCGCGTACATCATGAATGCTTACTATCAGGCCAAGGGTCTCCAGTTTTTCAACTGCGACTTCGCTGGCACCGGATCTGTGACGACCTCTGACCCAAGTAAGTAGTGATCTCATTCCCCCTCGCTTGCCAAATATAATTCTATGTTACGATTTTCCACAAATCTCTTCATCCAGCCCATTGAAATTGTTCCCATCTATCACTATATATCCTATGCAAAGAAATTGTTCCCATCTATCAATATCCCATGTCTAGAGCACTTTCTGAAAGATTCTAAGGAAGTCTACTGGAACTGAATGTTATACATCTGCCCGGTCTTTGAATATTGTCACCGACTTAATTTGAGAAATGGGTTGGGGAATTTAATTTCGCACGTTCCCCTTTTTACCATCTGCACTGCGTTTTGTGGGGTTTTTATTTTCACACCCTAATCAACACTAGTAGCATTTCATGGATACACCCTTTCACACGTAAAAGGGTAGTGTTTTAAATTCACATggataagaaaaaagaaagaaagattgcGGATGGTAATAGGGATCAATTCCCTCCCAATATTGCACAATGTAATATTTGTCTAAACATTCAGAGTGTTTTTTTTGTAGTagtagttttttcttttgtgctaTCCTCCGATCGAGTACAGGTTTTGCACTTTGCTAACtcattacttcttttttttcactgGATACAGGTTATGGTACATGTATATAC
Proteins encoded in this region:
- the LOC131300096 gene encoding glucan endo-1,3-beta-glucosidase-like, with the translated sequence MDKFKRKSTYPNLILLNISTLLLTLHITAVTSIGANYGTTADNLPPPAQVAQFIKTQTTIDRVKIFDMDPDIISAFANTNIPLTVTIANGDFPPLANLTAAQAWVASNIAPVYPKTTIEYILIGSEVLLWGDGTMFGTLVPAMNAVYNACVLAGFPDIKVTTAHSLGILNSSVPPSSASFLFGWQQYFLTPMLEYHRRSKSPFMVNPYPYFALNSNDTDFVLFEPNPGVFDPVTGMNYTNMYDLQLDAVYVSMKKLGFPDVDIAVGETGWPSAGDPGMVLCTVQNAQWYNLNVVKRAGSGVGTPLMPGRNFETFLFALFNEDQKTGGTIEKHWGLFYPNMTAVYDIGITRQAQPGGGGATPTPVTPTSGKQWCVPKKGATDTSLLANINWACTSGGEDCSAIKAGGACFNPNTVWSHAAYIMNAYYQAKGLQFFNCDFAGTGSVTTSDPSYGTCIYSA